A single genomic interval of Pseudorasbora parva isolate DD20220531a chromosome 21, ASM2467924v1, whole genome shotgun sequence harbors:
- the kif5bb gene encoding kinesin-1 heavy chain isoform X2: MADPAECTIKVMCRFRPLNSSEVMRGDKYIPKFQGEDSVVIGGKPYMFDRVFQSNTTQEQVYNACAQKIVKDVLEGYNGTIFAYGQTSSGKTHTMEGNLHDSDGMGIIPRIVQDIFNYIYSMDENLEFHIKVSYFEIYLDKIRDLLDVSKTNLSVHEDKNRVPYVKGCTERFVCSPEEVMDTIDEGKSNRHVAVTNMNEHSSRSHSIFLINVKQENTQTEQKLSGKLFLVDLAGSEKVSKTGAEGAVLDEAKNINKSLSSLGNVISALAEGSTYVPYRDSKMTRILQDSLGGNCRTTIVICCSPSSYNEAETKTTLMFGQRAKTIKNTVCVNVELTAEQWKKKYEREKEKNKTLKNTITWLENELNRWRNGESVPIEEQYDKEKANAEVLALDNVVNNEKFTSSPSIPALKFTDAEREKCEGELAKLYKQLDDKDDEINQQSQLAEKLKQQMLDQEELLVSTRRDHDNLQAELTRLQMENEASKEEVKEVLQALEELAVNYDQKSQEVEDKTKEFETLSEELNQKSSVLASIDSELQKLKEMTNHQKKRVTEMMSSLLKDLAEIGIAVGSNDIKHEGGGLIDEEFTVARLYISKMKSEVKTLVKRSKQLESTQAESNKKMDENEKELAACQLRISQYEAKIKSLTEYLQNIEQKKRQLEENVDSLNEELVKLSAQEKVHAMEKENEIQSANEVKTAVEQQIQNHREAHQKQLSSLRDELEIKEKLITELQDQNQKIMLEQERLKVEHEKLRSTDQEKSRKLHELTVMQDRREQARQDLKGLEETVAKELQTLHNLRKLFVQDLATRVKKSAEMDSDDTGGSAAQKQKISFLENNLEQLTKVHKQLVRDNADLRCELPKLEKRLRATAERVKALESALKEAKENAARDRKRYQQEVDRIKEAVRAKNMARRGHSAQIAKPIRPGQPPVASPTHPNVNRSGAGLFQNNQSVGIRGGGGAKQ, translated from the exons ATGGCGGACCCGGCCGAGTGCACCATCAAAGTCATGTGCCGTTTTCGGCCTTTAAACAGTTCGGAGGTGATGAGGGGAGACAAATATATCCCCAAATTTCAAGGAGAGGATAGTGTGGTCATTGGG GGAAAGCCGTATATGTTTGATCGAGTGTTTCAGTCTAACACTACTCAGGAGCAGGTTTACAACGCTTGTGCTCAAAAGATTGTTAAAG ATGTGCTTGAGGGTTACAACGGTACAATATTTGCTTATGGTCAAACATCCTCTGGAAAAACACATACCATGGAG GGGAACCTGCACGATTCTGATGGTATGGGCATCATTCCAAGGATCGTCCAGGATATTTTCAACTACATTTACTCCATGGATGAAAACCTGGAATTCCATATCAAG GTCTCCTATTTTGAGATTTACCTTGACAAGATCAGGGACTTGCTGGATG TATCTAAGACCAACCTGTCTGTACATGAAGACAAGAACAGAGTTCCTTACGTAAAG GGTTGTACTGAACGGTTTGTCTGTAGCCCGGAGGAAGTGATGGACACCATTGATGAAGGCAAATCAAACAGACATGTGGCTGTCACAA ACATGAACGAGCACAGCTCCAGGAGTCACAGTATCTTCCTGATAAACGTCAAGCAAGAGAACACACAGACCGAGCAGAAACTGAGTGGGAAACTCTTCCTGGTGGATTTAGCAGGAAGCGAGAAG GTCAGTAAAACTGGAGCAGAAGGTGCTGTTTTGGATGAAgccaaaaacattaacaaatctCTTTCCTCTCTGGGCAACGTCATCTCTGCTCTAGCTGAAGGATCG ACGTACGTTCCCTACAGAGACAGTAAGATGACAAGGATCTTGCAGGATTCTCTGGGTGGGAACTGCAGGACCACTATAGTGATCTGTTGCTCTCCATCATCCTACAACGAGGCTGAGACTAAAACTACGCTTATGTTCGGACAGAG AGCAAAGACCATTAAGAACacagtgtgtgtgaatgtggaGCTGACAGCAGAGCAGTGGAAGAAGAAATatgagagggagaaagagaagaacaAGACACTAAAGAACACCATCACCTGGTTGGAGAACGAGCTCAACCGCTGGAGGAACG gtGAGAGCGTCCCCATTGAAGAGCAGTATGATAAGGAGAAGGCAAATGCAGAAGTTCTGGCCCTGGATAATGTGGTGAATAATGAAAAATTCACCTCATCTCCCAGCATCCCCGCCCTTAAATTCACTGACGCTGAGCGTGAGAAATGTGAGGGTGAATTAGCCAAACTCTACAAACAGCTGGATGACAAG GATGATGAGATAAATCAGCAATCTCAGCTGGCTGAGAAACTCAAGCAGCAGATGTTGGATCAGGAAGAG CTGCTGGTCTCAACGCGGAGGGACCATGACAACCTGCAGGCGGAGCTCACCCGTCTGCAAATGGAGAACGAGGCTTCTAAAGAAGAGGTGAAGGAGGTGCTGCAGGCTCTGGAGGAGCTTGCAGTCAACTATGATCAGAAGAGTCAGGAGGTGGAGGACAAGACCAAGGAGTTTGAAACCCTGAGTGAAGAACTCAACCAGAAATCT AGCGTTCTCGCATCTATTGACTCTGAGCTGCAGAAACTGAAGGAAATGACCAACCATCAGAAGAAGAGAGTCACTGAGATGATGTCATCTCTGCTTAAAGACCTGGCAGAGATCGGCATCGCTGTAGGCAGCAATGACATTAAG CATGAGGGGGGAGGTCTCATTGATGAGGAGTTCACAGTGGCTCGTCTGTATATCAGTAAGATGAAGTCGGAGGTGAAGACTCTGGTGAAGCGCAGCAAACAGCTGGAGAGCACTCAGGCCGAGAGCAACAAGAAGATGGATGAGAACGAGAAAGAGCTCGCAGCCTGCCAGCTCCGTATCTCTCAG TATGAGGCAAAGATCAAGTCCCTGACAGAGTATCTGCAAAACATCGAACAGAAGAAGAGACAGTTAGAGGAGAACGTTGACTCTCTCAATGAGGAACTGGTCAAACTCAGCGCCCAGG AGAAAGTTCATGCAATGGAGAAGGAGAATGAGATACAAAGTGCTAATGAAGTCAAG ACTGCAGTCGAGCAGCAGATCCAGAACCACAGAGAAGCTCATCAGAAACAGCTAAGCAGCCTTCGAGATGAGCTGGAGATCAAGGAGAAACTCATCACTGAACTGCAGGA TCAGAACCAGAAGATCATGTTGGAGCAGGAGCGCTTGAAGGTGGAGCACGAGAAACTCCGATCCACTGACCAGGAGAAGAGCCGCAAACTGCACGAGCTCAC GGTGATGCAGGACAGACGGGAACAGGCCAGGCAGGATCTCAAAGGCCTGGAGGAGACAGTG GCCAAAGAGCTGCAGACTCTACATAATCTGAGGAAGCTCTTCGTTCAGGATCTGGCCACACGGGTGAAGAAG AGCGCTGAGATGGACTCAGATGACACTGGTGGCAGCGCGGCGCAAAAACAGAAGATCTCATTCCTTGAGAACAACCTTGAACAGCTCACTAAAGTGCACAAGCAG CTGGTGCGCGATAACGCTGACCTGCGCTGTGAGCTGCCCAAGCTAGAGAAGCGCCTGCGGGCAACGGCGGAGCGCGTGAAGGCTCTGGAGTCTGCACTCAAAGAGGCCAAAGAGAACGCAGCACGTGACCGCAAACGCTACCAGCAGGAGGTGGATCGCATCAAAGAGGCTGTCAGAGCCAAgaacatggcacgcagaggacACTCTGCACAGATCG CCAAGCCAATCAGACCAGGTCAGCCCCCTGTCGCCTCTCCCACCCACCCCAATGTCAACCGCTCTGGGGCGGGGCTCTTCCAGAACAACCAATCAGTGGGCATTCGTGGTGGAGGTGGAGCTAAACAGTAA
- the kif5bb gene encoding kinesin-1 heavy chain isoform X1 encodes MADPAECTIKVMCRFRPLNSSEVMRGDKYIPKFQGEDSVVIGGKPYMFDRVFQSNTTQEQVYNACAQKIVKDVLEGYNGTIFAYGQTSSGKTHTMEGNLHDSDGMGIIPRIVQDIFNYIYSMDENLEFHIKVSYFEIYLDKIRDLLDVSKTNLSVHEDKNRVPYVKGCTERFVCSPEEVMDTIDEGKSNRHVAVTNMNEHSSRSHSIFLINVKQENTQTEQKLSGKLFLVDLAGSEKVSKTGAEGAVLDEAKNINKSLSSLGNVISALAEGSTYVPYRDSKMTRILQDSLGGNCRTTIVICCSPSSYNEAETKTTLMFGQRAKTIKNTVCVNVELTAEQWKKKYEREKEKNKTLKNTITWLENELNRWRNGESVPIEEQYDKEKANAEVLALDNVVNNEKFTSSPSIPALKFTDAEREKCEGELAKLYKQLDDKDDEINQQSQLAEKLKQQMLDQEELLVSTRRDHDNLQAELTRLQMENEASKEEVKEVLQALEELAVNYDQKSQEVEDKTKEFETLSEELNQKSSVLASIDSELQKLKEMTNHQKKRVTEMMSSLLKDLAEIGIAVGSNDIKHEGGGLIDEEFTVARLYISKMKSEVKTLVKRSKQLESTQAESNKKMDENEKELAACQLRISQYEAKIKSLTEYLQNIEQKKRQLEENVDSLNEELVKLSAQEKVHAMEKENEIQSANEVKVSMTAVEQQIQNHREAHQKQLSSLRDELEIKEKLITELQDQNQKIMLEQERLKVEHEKLRSTDQEKSRKLHELTVMQDRREQARQDLKGLEETVAKELQTLHNLRKLFVQDLATRVKKSAEMDSDDTGGSAAQKQKISFLENNLEQLTKVHKQLVRDNADLRCELPKLEKRLRATAERVKALESALKEAKENAARDRKRYQQEVDRIKEAVRAKNMARRGHSAQIAKPIRPGQPPVASPTHPNVNRSGAGLFQNNQSVGIRGGGGAKQ; translated from the exons ATGGCGGACCCGGCCGAGTGCACCATCAAAGTCATGTGCCGTTTTCGGCCTTTAAACAGTTCGGAGGTGATGAGGGGAGACAAATATATCCCCAAATTTCAAGGAGAGGATAGTGTGGTCATTGGG GGAAAGCCGTATATGTTTGATCGAGTGTTTCAGTCTAACACTACTCAGGAGCAGGTTTACAACGCTTGTGCTCAAAAGATTGTTAAAG ATGTGCTTGAGGGTTACAACGGTACAATATTTGCTTATGGTCAAACATCCTCTGGAAAAACACATACCATGGAG GGGAACCTGCACGATTCTGATGGTATGGGCATCATTCCAAGGATCGTCCAGGATATTTTCAACTACATTTACTCCATGGATGAAAACCTGGAATTCCATATCAAG GTCTCCTATTTTGAGATTTACCTTGACAAGATCAGGGACTTGCTGGATG TATCTAAGACCAACCTGTCTGTACATGAAGACAAGAACAGAGTTCCTTACGTAAAG GGTTGTACTGAACGGTTTGTCTGTAGCCCGGAGGAAGTGATGGACACCATTGATGAAGGCAAATCAAACAGACATGTGGCTGTCACAA ACATGAACGAGCACAGCTCCAGGAGTCACAGTATCTTCCTGATAAACGTCAAGCAAGAGAACACACAGACCGAGCAGAAACTGAGTGGGAAACTCTTCCTGGTGGATTTAGCAGGAAGCGAGAAG GTCAGTAAAACTGGAGCAGAAGGTGCTGTTTTGGATGAAgccaaaaacattaacaaatctCTTTCCTCTCTGGGCAACGTCATCTCTGCTCTAGCTGAAGGATCG ACGTACGTTCCCTACAGAGACAGTAAGATGACAAGGATCTTGCAGGATTCTCTGGGTGGGAACTGCAGGACCACTATAGTGATCTGTTGCTCTCCATCATCCTACAACGAGGCTGAGACTAAAACTACGCTTATGTTCGGACAGAG AGCAAAGACCATTAAGAACacagtgtgtgtgaatgtggaGCTGACAGCAGAGCAGTGGAAGAAGAAATatgagagggagaaagagaagaacaAGACACTAAAGAACACCATCACCTGGTTGGAGAACGAGCTCAACCGCTGGAGGAACG gtGAGAGCGTCCCCATTGAAGAGCAGTATGATAAGGAGAAGGCAAATGCAGAAGTTCTGGCCCTGGATAATGTGGTGAATAATGAAAAATTCACCTCATCTCCCAGCATCCCCGCCCTTAAATTCACTGACGCTGAGCGTGAGAAATGTGAGGGTGAATTAGCCAAACTCTACAAACAGCTGGATGACAAG GATGATGAGATAAATCAGCAATCTCAGCTGGCTGAGAAACTCAAGCAGCAGATGTTGGATCAGGAAGAG CTGCTGGTCTCAACGCGGAGGGACCATGACAACCTGCAGGCGGAGCTCACCCGTCTGCAAATGGAGAACGAGGCTTCTAAAGAAGAGGTGAAGGAGGTGCTGCAGGCTCTGGAGGAGCTTGCAGTCAACTATGATCAGAAGAGTCAGGAGGTGGAGGACAAGACCAAGGAGTTTGAAACCCTGAGTGAAGAACTCAACCAGAAATCT AGCGTTCTCGCATCTATTGACTCTGAGCTGCAGAAACTGAAGGAAATGACCAACCATCAGAAGAAGAGAGTCACTGAGATGATGTCATCTCTGCTTAAAGACCTGGCAGAGATCGGCATCGCTGTAGGCAGCAATGACATTAAG CATGAGGGGGGAGGTCTCATTGATGAGGAGTTCACAGTGGCTCGTCTGTATATCAGTAAGATGAAGTCGGAGGTGAAGACTCTGGTGAAGCGCAGCAAACAGCTGGAGAGCACTCAGGCCGAGAGCAACAAGAAGATGGATGAGAACGAGAAAGAGCTCGCAGCCTGCCAGCTCCGTATCTCTCAG TATGAGGCAAAGATCAAGTCCCTGACAGAGTATCTGCAAAACATCGAACAGAAGAAGAGACAGTTAGAGGAGAACGTTGACTCTCTCAATGAGGAACTGGTCAAACTCAGCGCCCAGG AGAAAGTTCATGCAATGGAGAAGGAGAATGAGATACAAAGTGCTAATGAAGTCAAGGTAAGCATG ACTGCAGTCGAGCAGCAGATCCAGAACCACAGAGAAGCTCATCAGAAACAGCTAAGCAGCCTTCGAGATGAGCTGGAGATCAAGGAGAAACTCATCACTGAACTGCAGGA TCAGAACCAGAAGATCATGTTGGAGCAGGAGCGCTTGAAGGTGGAGCACGAGAAACTCCGATCCACTGACCAGGAGAAGAGCCGCAAACTGCACGAGCTCAC GGTGATGCAGGACAGACGGGAACAGGCCAGGCAGGATCTCAAAGGCCTGGAGGAGACAGTG GCCAAAGAGCTGCAGACTCTACATAATCTGAGGAAGCTCTTCGTTCAGGATCTGGCCACACGGGTGAAGAAG AGCGCTGAGATGGACTCAGATGACACTGGTGGCAGCGCGGCGCAAAAACAGAAGATCTCATTCCTTGAGAACAACCTTGAACAGCTCACTAAAGTGCACAAGCAG CTGGTGCGCGATAACGCTGACCTGCGCTGTGAGCTGCCCAAGCTAGAGAAGCGCCTGCGGGCAACGGCGGAGCGCGTGAAGGCTCTGGAGTCTGCACTCAAAGAGGCCAAAGAGAACGCAGCACGTGACCGCAAACGCTACCAGCAGGAGGTGGATCGCATCAAAGAGGCTGTCAGAGCCAAgaacatggcacgcagaggacACTCTGCACAGATCG CCAAGCCAATCAGACCAGGTCAGCCCCCTGTCGCCTCTCCCACCCACCCCAATGTCAACCGCTCTGGGGCGGGGCTCTTCCAGAACAACCAATCAGTGGGCATTCGTGGTGGAGGTGGAGCTAAACAGTAA